In Alloyangia pacifica, the following proteins share a genomic window:
- a CDS encoding biotin-dependent carboxyltransferase family protein has product MTGTTRRELIVHRAGPAVTVQDGGRPGWIAYGLSRGGAMDRMALAEAAALLGQGESAALEMGGVGGRFEAGCDLRIALTGAPMRASIDGAPVVWHACHALPKGAVLEIGPLQAGAYGYLSVGGGLAPDEILGAVSAHLTAGLGRAIEAGDRIRVGVDRGSAVARKLAVEDRFSGGALRVVESLQTRLFPEEQRARLETTRFTRDARANRMGAKVVPEGEPFGVEGGLTVVSEIITPGDIQVTGDGAPFVLLAECQTTGGYPRLATVIPADLPRIAQAPAGAELRFRFVTMDEALAAEAAHRAALKEMPRRVEPLVRHPGDVPDLLGYKLVSGFSNGEHHDH; this is encoded by the coding sequence ATGACCGGAACCACGCGCCGCGAGCTGATCGTGCATCGCGCCGGGCCGGCGGTCACCGTGCAGGATGGCGGGCGTCCGGGCTGGATCGCCTATGGCCTGTCACGGGGCGGCGCCATGGACCGCATGGCGCTGGCCGAGGCTGCGGCGCTGCTCGGGCAGGGCGAGAGCGCGGCGCTGGAGATGGGCGGCGTGGGCGGACGCTTCGAGGCGGGCTGCGATCTGCGCATCGCGCTGACCGGCGCGCCGATGCGCGCCAGCATCGACGGCGCACCGGTTGTCTGGCACGCCTGCCACGCGCTGCCCAAGGGCGCAGTGCTGGAGATCGGCCCGCTGCAGGCCGGGGCCTATGGCTACCTGTCGGTGGGCGGGGGGCTTGCGCCTGACGAGATCCTCGGCGCGGTCTCGGCGCATCTGACGGCCGGGCTCGGCCGGGCGATCGAGGCAGGCGACCGCATTCGCGTGGGTGTCGACCGCGGCAGCGCCGTGGCACGCAAGCTGGCTGTGGAGGACCGTTTCTCGGGCGGCGCATTGCGCGTGGTCGAGAGCCTGCAGACCCGGCTCTTCCCCGAGGAGCAGCGCGCCCGGCTCGAGACCACCCGCTTCACCCGCGACGCCCGCGCCAACCGGATGGGCGCCAAGGTCGTGCCCGAGGGCGAGCCCTTTGGCGTCGAGGGGGGGCTGACGGTGGTCTCCGAGATCATCACCCCCGGCGACATCCAGGTGACCGGAGACGGCGCCCCCTTCGTGCTGCTGGCCGAGTGCCAGACGACAGGCGGCTATCCGCGCCTGGCCACGGTCATTCCCGCCGATCTGCCGCGCATCGCGCAGGCGCCCGCCGGCGCCGAGCTGCGCTTCCGCTTCGTGACGATGGACGAGGCGCTGGCGGCCGAGGCGGCCCATCGCGCCGCGCTCAAGGAGATGCCGCGCCGGGTCGAGCCGCTGGTGCGGCACCCCGGCGACGTTCCAGACCTTCTGGGGTACAAGCTGGTCAGCGGGTTCTCCAACGGTGAGCATCACGACCACTAG
- a CDS encoding Maf family protein — translation MKLVLGSGSPRRRDLLAQLGVTADDIRPPDIDEDPMPGELPRPYCVRLAREKAQAIPSADDEIVLSADTTVALGRRILGKPRDAGEAAEFLTKLSGRRHRVITAVAVRRGSRIWERDVVTQVQMKNLSNEELNAYLASGDWQGKAGGYGIQGLAGAFIPWINGSFTSVVGLPMAETANLLLAAGYPLYKPAD, via the coding sequence ATGAAACTCGTCCTCGGTTCCGGCTCGCCCCGGCGGCGCGACCTGCTCGCGCAGCTTGGCGTCACTGCCGACGACATCCGCCCGCCCGACATCGACGAAGACCCGATGCCGGGCGAGCTGCCCCGCCCTTACTGCGTGCGGCTCGCGCGCGAGAAGGCGCAGGCGATTCCCTCTGCAGACGACGAGATCGTGCTCTCGGCCGACACCACCGTCGCGCTCGGGCGCCGCATCCTCGGCAAGCCCCGCGACGCGGGCGAGGCCGCGGAGTTTCTCACCAAGCTCTCTGGTCGCCGTCACAGGGTGATCACGGCCGTCGCGGTGCGCCGCGGGAGCCGTATCTGGGAACGCGACGTTGTCACCCAGGTGCAAATGAAGAACCTCTCCAACGAGGAGCTGAACGCCTACCTCGCCTCGGGCGACTGGCAGGGCAAGGCCGGGGGCTACGGCATCCAGGGACTCGCCGGGGCGTTCATCCCGTGGATCAATGGCAGCTTCACCTCGGTTGTCGGCCTGCCGATGGCCGAGACCGCGAACTTGCTGCTCGCGGCGGGCTACCCGCTCTATAAACCTGCAGACTGA
- a CDS encoding DNA gyrase inhibitor YacG codes for MSCPICAKPTDEKYRPFCSKRCADVDLAKWMSGSYAVPSDDPQDVEEAIELAEREHAKQTRH; via the coding sequence ATGAGCTGTCCGATCTGCGCCAAGCCGACCGACGAGAAATACCGCCCCTTCTGCTCGAAACGGTGCGCCGATGTCGATCTGGCGAAGTGGATGTCGGGCAGCTACGCCGTGCCCTCGGACGATCCGCAGGACGTGGAAGAGGCGATCGAGCTGGCCGAGCGCGAACACGCCAAGCAGACGCGGCACTGA
- a CDS encoding siderophore-interacting protein codes for MVLPDRSISASRYDGPLPEGFLSRLRAQLEDYDIPLQQRGHQLTARYTQADITLRLDHAGFAVQIAAEGEVPLHQCRESVIYFLDAALPEASARMTWSDVNARRTPPNFHLAAVLGTRPISPGFLRVEMACDGIAALQEGGMHFSLLLPPEGTTPRWPELTEQGRTIWPDGACALHRAAYTFVWLDAKAGRFAFDIFEHEGGRTTDWARRARPGETVGVMGPGGGEFPEADHILLAGDETALPAIRRILEQSPADRRGTVILETASEQHRPALILPEGMALRWITRGHGGGLGAALNEVRGLEDGQFVWVAAEKSVVRSAKAHFKELGLPRERGYFSAYWTKG; via the coding sequence CTGCCAGCCGATACGACGGCCCGCTGCCCGAGGGCTTCCTCAGCCGCCTGCGCGCGCAGCTCGAAGACTACGACATCCCGCTGCAGCAACGCGGGCACCAGCTGACCGCCCGCTACACCCAGGCCGATATCACCCTGCGGCTCGACCACGCCGGCTTTGCCGTGCAGATCGCCGCCGAGGGCGAAGTGCCCCTGCACCAATGCCGCGAAAGCGTGATCTACTTCCTCGACGCGGCGCTGCCCGAGGCGAGCGCGCGCATGACCTGGAGCGACGTCAATGCCCGCCGCACACCGCCCAACTTCCACCTCGCCGCCGTGCTCGGCACGCGGCCGATCAGCCCGGGATTCCTGCGCGTCGAGATGGCCTGCGACGGCATCGCCGCGCTGCAGGAGGGCGGCATGCATTTCTCGCTGCTGCTGCCGCCCGAGGGGACCACGCCGCGCTGGCCCGAGCTGACCGAGCAGGGCCGCACCATCTGGCCGGATGGCGCCTGCGCGCTGCACAGGGCGGCCTATACCTTCGTCTGGCTCGATGCCAAGGCGGGGCGGTTTGCCTTCGACATCTTCGAGCATGAGGGCGGGCGGACCACCGACTGGGCGCGTCGCGCGAGGCCGGGCGAGACGGTGGGAGTGATGGGGCCGGGCGGCGGCGAGTTCCCCGAGGCCGACCACATCCTGCTTGCCGGGGATGAGACCGCCCTGCCCGCCATCCGCCGCATCCTCGAGCAGTCGCCCGCGGACCGGCGCGGCACGGTGATCCTGGAGACCGCCTCGGAGCAGCACCGCCCCGCGCTGATCCTGCCAGAGGGCATGGCGCTGCGCTGGATCACCCGCGGCCACGGCGGCGGGCTGGGAGCCGCACTGAACGAGGTCAGGGGACTCGAGGACGGCCAATTCGTCTGGGTTGCCGCCGAGAAATCCGTTGTCCGCTCGGCCAAGGCCCACTTCAAGGAGCTTGGCCTGCCGCGCGAGCGCGGGTATTTCTCGGCCTATTGGACCAAGGGCTGA
- a CDS encoding GNAT family N-acetyltransferase — MTAVTEVRVLTGAALDSALDDVARLRIAVFRDWPYLYDGDLDYERRYLESYRTSAGAVLVGAFAGPRLVGAATGTPMEDHAEDFAAPFSATGLALADIFYCAESVLLPEARGQGIGHRFFEAREAHARALGRRYSAFCAVQRPADHPLRPAAYTPLDTFWRKHRYAPLQGVVACFRWRDVDQPEQTDHTLQFWLRDLDDDTA; from the coding sequence GTGACCGCGGTGACCGAGGTTCGTGTCCTGACCGGCGCGGCGCTCGATTCGGCGCTCGACGACGTGGCGCGGCTGCGCATCGCGGTGTTTCGCGACTGGCCCTATCTCTACGACGGCGATCTGGATTACGAGCGGCGCTACCTGGAAAGCTACCGCACCAGCGCCGGGGCCGTGCTGGTCGGCGCCTTTGCGGGCCCGCGCCTCGTCGGCGCCGCCACCGGCACCCCGATGGAGGATCACGCCGAGGATTTCGCCGCGCCCTTCTCCGCCACCGGACTCGCGCTGGCCGACATCTTCTACTGCGCCGAGTCGGTGCTGCTGCCCGAGGCGCGCGGGCAGGGCATCGGCCACCGCTTCTTCGAGGCGCGCGAGGCACACGCCCGCGCGCTCGGCCGCCGCTACAGCGCCTTCTGCGCCGTTCAGCGCCCCGCGGATCACCCGCTGCGCCCCGCCGCCTACACCCCGCTCGACACGTTCTGGCGCAAGCACCGCTACGCGCCGCTCCAGGGCGTCGTCGCCTGCTTCCGCTGGCGCGACGTCGACCAGCCCGAGCAGACCGACCACACCCTGCAGTTCTGGCTTCGTGACCTCGACGACGACACCGCCTGA
- a CDS encoding ribonuclease E/G has protein sequence MKGRTIALDQFGEAEAAALIVDGKLEDLLIDSDHARPGTIYRGIAQRPMKGQGGMFLDTPEGSAFLRQVKGLAPGQPLIVQVTGFAEPGKAIPVTTRILFKSRYAIVTPGAPGLNISRRIKDEDIRESLLEIAHEVMPGANEAENGLILRSSCAEGNPDEIAEDIAAMAQLCAQVMADVSGKAELLVEGDGPHSMAWREWDEGEVDAEPGAFERHDVHEMIAALQRPLVPLPGGGSMSIEPTRALVAVDVNTGGDTSPAAGLKANIAALRELPRQLRLRGLGGQIIVDPAPIPKKERRQLETVLRAALKTDATETILAGWTQLGLMELQRKRERVPLSEVLKPGMLP, from the coding sequence ATGAAGGGACGCACCATCGCGCTCGACCAGTTCGGCGAGGCGGAAGCCGCCGCGCTGATCGTCGACGGCAAGCTCGAGGACCTGCTGATCGACAGCGATCACGCGCGCCCGGGCACCATCTACCGAGGCATCGCGCAGCGCCCGATGAAGGGGCAGGGCGGCATGTTCCTCGACACGCCCGAGGGCTCGGCCTTCCTGCGGCAGGTCAAGGGGCTGGCACCCGGCCAGCCGCTGATCGTGCAGGTCACTGGCTTTGCCGAGCCGGGCAAGGCGATCCCGGTCACCACCCGCATCCTCTTCAAATCGCGCTACGCCATCGTCACGCCCGGCGCGCCGGGGCTGAACATCTCGCGCCGCATCAAGGACGAGGACATCCGCGAGAGCCTGCTCGAGATTGCCCATGAGGTCATGCCCGGCGCCAACGAGGCCGAGAACGGCCTGATCCTGCGCTCTTCCTGCGCCGAGGGCAATCCGGACGAGATCGCCGAGGACATCGCCGCCATGGCGCAGCTTTGCGCGCAGGTGATGGCGGATGTCTCGGGCAAGGCCGAACTGCTGGTCGAGGGCGACGGGCCGCATTCCATGGCCTGGCGCGAGTGGGACGAGGGCGAGGTGGACGCAGAGCCCGGCGCCTTCGAGCGCCATGACGTGCACGAGATGATCGCCGCCCTGCAGCGCCCGCTGGTGCCGCTGCCCGGGGGCGGCTCGATGAGCATCGAGCCCACCCGCGCGCTGGTCGCAGTGGACGTCAACACCGGCGGCGACACCTCGCCGGCGGCGGGGCTCAAGGCCAATATCGCTGCCCTGCGCGAGCTGCCCCGGCAGCTGCGCCTGCGCGGGCTCGGCGGGCAGATCATCGTCGATCCCGCGCCGATCCCGAAAAAAGAGCGCCGCCAGCTCGAGACCGTGCTGCGCGCGGCGCTGAAGACCGACGCCACCGAAACCATCCTCGCCGGCTGGACCCAGCTGGGGCTCATGGAGCTGCAGCGCAAGCGCGAGCGCGTGCCGCTGAGCGAGGTGCTGAAACCGGGGATGCTGCCATGA
- the infA gene encoding translation initiation factor IF-1 → MAKEDTLEFPGVVKELLPNATFRVELENGHEIIAHTAGKMRKNRIRVLAGDKVQVEMTPYDLTKGRINYRFK, encoded by the coding sequence ATGGCCAAGGAAGATACGCTCGAATTTCCCGGTGTCGTGAAGGAACTCCTGCCCAACGCGACGTTTCGGGTCGAGCTAGAGAACGGCCATGAGATCATCGCGCATACGGCAGGTAAGATGCGGAAAAACCGCATCCGGGTTCTTGCCGGCGACAAGGTTCAGGTGGAAATGACGCCCTATGATCTGACCAAGGGCCGGATCAACTACCGCTTCAAGTAA
- a CDS encoding 5-oxoprolinase subunit B family protein, with protein sequence MTHTSSYPLLRTAGIDGMLVSFGDRLSEPANRAALAFRAALERESWEGVEEISSSLVSAYLRFDPLAVPHADLEARLRALMGSRDWLQAELPHGRRLHRIPTAYGGTLAPQLAEAAQVAGMTEADAVESLSSARVRVTALGFAPGQPYLGELPEVWNIPRQQALTPRVPQGALVLAIRQFVIFSVTAPTGWRHVGQTAAPLFRLGAKRPFLLAPGDEVEFPQVSVEVFERMQDDPDGGASWEALP encoded by the coding sequence ATGACCCATACGTCTTCCTATCCCCTGCTGCGCACCGCCGGCATCGACGGCATGCTGGTGAGCTTCGGCGACCGGCTGAGCGAGCCTGCCAACCGCGCCGCGCTGGCCTTCCGTGCCGCGCTGGAGCGCGAAAGCTGGGAGGGGGTGGAGGAGATATCCTCGTCGCTGGTCTCGGCCTATCTGCGCTTCGATCCGCTGGCGGTGCCACATGCGGATCTCGAGGCACGGCTGCGCGCGCTCATGGGCTCGCGGGACTGGCTGCAGGCCGAGTTGCCGCACGGCCGCCGCCTGCACCGCATTCCTACCGCTTATGGCGGCACCCTCGCGCCGCAGCTTGCCGAGGCGGCACAGGTGGCGGGGATGACCGAGGCCGATGCGGTGGAGTCGCTGTCGTCCGCGCGGGTGCGCGTGACAGCGCTCGGCTTCGCGCCGGGCCAGCCCTATCTCGGGGAGCTTCCCGAGGTGTGGAACATTCCGCGCCAGCAGGCGCTGACCCCGCGCGTGCCGCAGGGGGCGCTGGTGCTGGCGATCCGGCAGTTCGTCATCTTCTCGGTCACCGCACCCACCGGCTGGCGCCACGTCGGCCAGACCGCCGCGCCGCTGTTCCGGCTCGGGGCCAAGCGGCCTTTCCTGCTGGCGCCGGGCGACGAGGTGGAATTCCCGCAGGTTTCGGTGGAGGTCTTTGAGCGGATGCAGGACGATCCCGACGGCGGGGCGAGCTGGGAGGCATTGCCATGA
- a CDS encoding LamB/YcsF family protein, whose amino-acid sequence MTSVDLNADMGESYGPWVMGQDAALLEVITSANIACGFHASDPDVMAATMKRAVDHGTGIGAHPGFPDLQGFGRRRMQLSSASLRNLTAYQLGAAQAMAGMAGGKVRHLKLHGALANMCAEDKAMALAAYEGALAVDPEIIVMVLAATQQQAAVEELGCRWAGEIFADRAYNDDATLVDRALPGAVIHDADLAAARMVKMVEAGAIITESGKHIPAAVDTICLHGDGKTALQIARAVRAALEGAGVTLQVFPGRTGGV is encoded by the coding sequence ATGACCAGCGTCGATCTCAACGCGGATATGGGTGAAAGCTACGGGCCCTGGGTCATGGGGCAGGACGCGGCGCTCTTGGAGGTGATCACCTCGGCCAATATCGCCTGCGGGTTTCACGCCAGCGATCCCGACGTCATGGCGGCGACGATGAAGCGCGCCGTCGACCATGGCACCGGCATCGGGGCGCATCCGGGTTTTCCGGATCTGCAGGGGTTCGGGCGGCGGCGGATGCAGCTGTCGTCGGCCAGCCTGCGCAACCTGACCGCCTACCAGCTCGGCGCGGCGCAGGCGATGGCGGGCATGGCGGGCGGCAAGGTGCGGCACCTCAAGCTGCACGGCGCGCTGGCCAACATGTGCGCCGAGGACAAGGCCATGGCGCTGGCCGCCTACGAGGGGGCGCTCGCGGTCGATCCCGAGATCATCGTCATGGTGCTGGCGGCGACGCAGCAGCAGGCGGCGGTCGAGGAACTGGGCTGCCGCTGGGCCGGCGAGATATTTGCCGACCGCGCCTACAACGACGATGCGACGCTGGTCGACCGCGCGCTGCCGGGTGCGGTGATCCACGATGCCGACCTGGCTGCCGCGCGCATGGTCAAGATGGTCGAAGCCGGGGCGATCATCACCGAGAGCGGCAAGCACATCCCGGCGGCGGTGGACACGATCTGCCTGCATGGCGACGGCAAGACGGCGCTGCAGATCGCCCGGGCCGTGCGCGCGGCGCTCGAGGGGGCGGGCGTGACGCTGCAGGTCTTCCCCGGGCGCACCGGCGGGGTCTGA
- a CDS encoding carbon-nitrogen hydrolase family protein — protein MKIATAAYPMDFLEDWDAYAAKIETWISEAAGQGAELLVFPEYGAMEIATLAGRASAGDLEASLHAVSEHMPQVDALHSELAGKYKAHILAASAPVFDAALGSRPVNRARFFAPGGGMGCQDKQIMTRFEREDWHVVGGAPLQLFDTALGKIGILICYDSEYPLLGRALRDADLLLVPSCTEALAGYSRVRIGAMARALEQQCIAVMASTVGACDWSEAVDTNMGMGGVFCPPDTGFPATGVIAEGRLGQPGWTYAEVDLDAVARVRNDGVVLNRSHWDDQSGRDGPVTQRALR, from the coding sequence ATGAAGATCGCCACTGCTGCTTACCCGATGGACTTCCTCGAGGACTGGGACGCCTATGCCGCAAAGATCGAGACCTGGATCTCGGAGGCCGCGGGGCAGGGCGCAGAACTCCTGGTCTTCCCCGAGTATGGCGCGATGGAGATCGCGACGTTGGCCGGGCGCGCCTCGGCAGGTGATCTCGAGGCCTCGCTGCACGCGGTCTCCGAGCACATGCCGCAGGTGGATGCGCTGCACTCGGAACTCGCTGGCAAGTACAAGGCCCACATCCTCGCCGCCTCCGCCCCGGTCTTCGATGCCGCCCTCGGCTCGCGCCCGGTCAATCGCGCGCGCTTCTTCGCGCCCGGCGGCGGCATGGGGTGTCAGGACAAGCAGATCATGACCCGTTTCGAGCGGGAGGACTGGCACGTTGTGGGCGGCGCGCCGCTGCAGCTCTTCGACACCGCGCTCGGCAAGATCGGCATCCTCATCTGCTACGACAGCGAGTACCCGCTGCTCGGCCGGGCGCTGCGCGACGCCGATCTTCTGCTGGTGCCCTCCTGCACCGAGGCGCTGGCGGGCTACAGCCGGGTGCGCATCGGCGCCATGGCCCGCGCGCTCGAGCAGCAGTGCATCGCGGTGATGGCTTCGACGGTCGGAGCCTGCGACTGGTCCGAGGCGGTGGATACCAACATGGGCATGGGCGGGGTCTTCTGTCCGCCCGACACCGGCTTTCCTGCCACCGGGGTGATCGCCGAGGGCCGACTCGGACAACCCGGCTGGACCTATGCCGAGGTTGACCTTGACGCCGTCGCGCGGGTCCGTAACGATGGCGTCGTGCTGAACCGAAGCCACTGGGACGATCAGTCCGGCCGCGACGGCCCCGTGACCCAGCGGGCGCTGCGCTAG